GAGTGCGGCTACACTACCGACCGGGATGTGGCTGCCGCGCAAGTCGTTAGTACCGTTGGGCAGACGGGAAAAATGCTCGCTGAGGGTAAAGGTTCCGGGGAACTGGTACAAGCTAGTTCTAGGGCCTCCCAATGAAGCGAGAATCCCCTTTCTTTAGGAAGGGGAGTGTCAAAACCGGCATTTTGGCCTTTATTTTTTCTTAGAACGAGTTCATTTTTGCGCTTACCTTTATCACCCAAGAGTAGATGAAGACGCTGCCGGTGGGCACCGCGCAACTGGGAGCGACGGCCCTATTCAAGGTTCCCTACGGGCCCATCGCGGCAGCGACTGTCACCGGCACGCTGCCGCTAGTGCTGCTGGTGCTGGTCTTCCAGCGCCGGATCGTGCGCGGCCTGACCGCCGGTGCCGTCAAAGGTTAGGAGCGTGCCATGGCCAAGCTCGAGCTGCGCCAGCTGCAAAAGCAGTACGATCCCCAAACCGTTCCGCTCAAGGAGCTCAACCTGACCGTCGAGGACGGCGAGTTTTTAACCTTTGTCGGGCCCTCGGGGTGCGGTAAGTCAACGCTGCTTCGCACCATTGCCGGTCTGGAGCAGCCCACCCGCGGCGAAGTCGCCATCGGCGGGCGATCAGTCAACCGCTTCCCGCCTGGCAAGCGCAACGTCGCCATGGTCTTTCAGAGCTACGCGCTCTACCCGCACATGACCGTGGGCGAGAACATCAGCTCGCCGCTGCGCATCCGCAAAACCCCCAAGCCCGAGATCGAGCGGCGCGTGCGCGAGGCCATGACTAAACTCAATCTGGATCCGGGGCTGCGCGATCGCCGCCCCAGCCAGCTCTCGGGTGGCCAGCGGCAGCGGGTCGCTGTGGCCCGGGCGCTGGTGCGCGACCCGGACGTATTTTTGCTGGATGAGCCGCTCAGCAACCTGGATGCGCTGCTGCGCGAGCAAGTGCGCGCCGAGCTCAAGCAGATCTTTCAAAACCAGAACAAGCCGGTGGTCTATGTGATACCAATTTGAGCAGCAGATGCACGCCCACCAAAGAACATGACTCCCATATTGAGGGAGTTTCGGGGATCGCGATCTAGTGCATAAACTACGAGTACACCATCTACACGGCACCGGCCAATCGCTTTGTGGCCAGCTTTATCGGCAGCCCGCAGATGAACCTGCTAACGCTCAACTGCCGCGACGGCAAGACCCTCCTGGGCGAGACGCCCGTGCCGCTCCCGGAAGCGGCCCGCGATCGCCCCCAGATCGTGCTGGGCATCCGGCCCGAGGCCCTGCGCCTGGCCCGCGCGGACGACGCCTTGGCCGTAACCGGCGAGCTCTATCTGACCGAGCAGCTGGGCCGGGATCAGCTGGTAAGCTTGCAACTGCCGCGCACGGGCCAAACCCTGCGGGCACTGCTTCCGGCCGAGCGGCGCGAGGCGGGCGAGGCGCTCGAGCTGGCCCTGCCCGACCGGGCGCTGCACTGGTTCGATGTTGAAACGGGCGAGCGCCTCAACGCGGCGCCGCAGGCCGCCTGAGCGGCGAGGTCCCCAGTTGGGATCCGATAGAATCAGACGGGCTGCCCGAATGCCCGGACGCTGTTATGCCCGCCGATCACGCCGACGACAGCACTGCGACGTTAGAGAGCATCCGCGCCACGCGCCGCGAGAAAGCCCAGAAGCTGCAGGCCGTTGGCCTCGAGGCCTACGCCTACCGCTGGGAGCCCACCCACCGCGCTGCCGAGCTGCAGGCTCGCTACGCCGATTTGCCCGCCGGCGCCGAGAGCGAGGCCGAGACTGTGGCAGTGGCCGGGCGCATCATGGCGCGCCGCGTGTTCGGCAAGCTGGCCTTTTTTGAGCTGCAAGATGCCAGCGGGACCATCCAGCTCTATCTGGACAAACAACGCATTGCGGCGGGCATGGCCGAGGTGCCGGAGGCCTTCGACCACCTCAAAAAGCTCACCGATACCGGCGACATTCTGGGCGCGTGCGGCACGCTCAAGCGCACCGACAAGGGCGAGCTCTCGGTCCATGTCGATCGCTACGCCGTTTTGACCAAATCCTTGCTGCCGCTGCCAGACAAACGGCATGGCCTGACCGATACCGAAAAGCGCTACCGGCAGCGCTATGTCGACCTTATTGTCAACCCCAAGGTCCGCGAGACCTTCCGCCAGCGCGCGCGCACGATCTCGGCCATCCGGCGCT
This genomic window from Cyanobacteria bacterium QS_8_64_29 contains:
- a CDS encoding transposase, producing ECGYTTDRDVAAAQVVSTVGQTGKMLAEGKGSGELVQASSRASQ
- a CDS encoding spermidine/putrescine ABC transporter ATP-binding protein, with the translated sequence MAKLELRQLQKQYDPQTVPLKELNLTVEDGEFLTFVGPSGCGKSTLLRTIAGLEQPTRGEVAIGGRSVNRFPPGKRNVAMVFQSYALYPHMTVGENISSPLRIRKTPKPEIERRVREAMTKLNLDPGLRDRRPSQLSGGQRQRVAVARALVRDPDVFLLDEPLSNLDALLREQVRAELKQIFQNQNKPVVYVIPI